The sequence below is a genomic window from Excalfactoria chinensis isolate bCotChi1 chromosome 17, bCotChi1.hap2, whole genome shotgun sequence.
GGTTCAGTCTTCATGTACTTCCCCATTCAGTGACTTCTCTCTCCGCCATGGCAAAAAGCAGCAATGTTTCAAACCCACCTTCTAAATACACTTCCCAAATGTTTGCTACAGATGGAAGCAGCCAGACGGCTGTGGTGGGGACCAGCACAGGGCTATGGTCAGAGCTGCTGTCAGGATGTGCCAGattccatctgctgctgcctctcctgGAAGTACTTCCTCTGCTCCTGGATGGCCCGTTCCAGCAAAGGCACGTTCATCCCTTCCACACAGGTCAATATTCGGGCTTTTATCACAGGACTCTCACCTGGAAATACAGAGGAAGCTTCTgtaggaagagaaagagaagtagaAGCACGAAGAAAGCTCCTTTCTGGCAGCGTACACTTCCAGGTGGCTAAATAACCATAGCCTGAGACCTTGCAGGAGACTGCTCTGGCTGCATGCCTCCACAAGCAGCAGGTTAATTCATGACAtgcttccttccctctgctttgtCAGCTGCCAAATGCCAACGGTTAGCACTGAGTTCCCTTTGCCAAGGTGAAAGCAGGGCCCAGGATACCTCAATGCCAGTGCTACACAGCATCCATCCACCTCATGGCTGCACTGGGCAGATTCAACTTTTCATATCTGAAAAGCATCAGGGCTGGGTTTAAGCCAACCTCTGCAGGCAAGGAGGGGGGACAACAAAGCTGGGCATAGAAGAGGCTCAACGCTGtctgtaagcagcagttcaTTGGGGCCAAGCCTTGTGGACACAGCCAGCCTCTCAGCCTCCTGCCCTTCCACACCTACAGAACGGGGTCAACTTGCTCCTAGGCAGTGACAACCAAAATAACATGCCTTTCTAAAGGAGCTTTGCAGCAGAGGCTTAGTAGGTGACTCACAAGATGCCACATGCAGTCTGGCTTTCCACCTATCACTGAGGGTTGAAAGGGCACAAATGTGAGTGTTCATTATCAGGTGTGGCCAGGACAACATTTGGGATTTGCTTCACAGCCCAACAAATTCCAGGCAAAGCTGCACTGTGCAACTGAAGTAACACTCAGGGCACCCTGGGGAAGGCCAGCAGGAAGACAACAGGGTGCCCTGCATGACAAAGCCTGCCCATTTCCCTCATGCCCCATCTCTGAGGGCAGGGTGTAATTAAAGCCATTCAAAGATGGCAAAGACCAACCCAGCCAGCTCCTAACAAGGTGTTGCTGCAGTCAGCCGCACTCAGAGCAAAGGCAGTTGACCCTTGGTTTCAtaagctgtgctgctcaggcaCTTCTGGCTTCTGAAGAAATCTGTGCCAGAGCACTAGGTTCCCATCAAGATAAAGGCATTGGTTCCTCAAGCAGAGGGCACTCAAACAGCATTGTGCATTTTCTAGCACTTTGATAAGAGCTGTAGCCATGGTATGGAGATGGATGCTGGAGCAGGAGTAGCAAAATTGCTTCCAAGGCTCCAAAGGTTTATTAGGCTCTCAGCACCAAGTGCCTGAACCCACTGGACAGAAATGGTGACTGTGCAGCAGCATTTCTGGTTAAAGCCAACCTTCCTTTACTCAGTAACTTGTGTAACCAGCCAAACGGAGACTGTATTTACCTTCCCTGTGTTCAGCCTCTCCCAGGACAACGTAGAGTGATCCCAGCTGGGCTTCAAATGGTTCCACCAGCGTGGTGTCGATGTGGACGTGGTGCTGGGCTGAGCCATGCTGAGTGCTGAGAATGGCTTCGGATCGGGCCAGGTCATAGCAGCTTAGCCTGGGAGTGATGGATTTGGGAGGTGCACAACTGAGATTGCAAACAAAGCCAGGGGGTCAGCTGGGGAGCAACCCGGCCTGCAACAAGCCCATGATATCCTCCTCACCTGCCAAATGTCCTCAATGCTTCCCCTTCTGGCATGGAGCTGTTGATCTCCCATGGGAAGTAGTACACCCCAGCGCTTGGCAGCATCTCACGCAACCACCACTGGCTCTGCAAAAGCAGATGAGCTCCtgccacacagttcttgaaccAGAACCAGGTAACAGCATCCCCAAACTCCTCCTGTGCCCAGGTCCCccatgcagaaggctggaggaGCTCACTAGGTtccctgctgagctctgtgtgcgCACATCGAGCCCTGAGCATCCTCCACTGCAAGCAGAGTGGGCTGGCAAGGGGATGCAaagcagcttcagcacagcGTTAGTTCTGCCcagacaaagctgcagccaggcaggtGGCTGTGTCCTGCAGTGGTTCCTTTTGGCATTGAgttctctcctgttttctttctaggGTCCCTGGGTTCAGCATGCCATGCATCTATTTAATGCAGTGCTTAATGCATGCACAACATCAAGTGCAGCATACTGCAAGTACAGCTAGTGCACTACCTCATGCACTATTTAATGCCTGCCCAGGTCCACATACAATATGCCACACAGAGATTTAACCAATTATTAAGCAGAGTATTTATGCCTACTTGCACATGCAGTGTGTAATGTGCACACTCAGTGTGCTACTTAATGCACCACTCTGCTGCACAACTGCATGCATAGCTTAATGCACTCCTAGCATGTATGTTGCATGCACATTTAGAGCACGAAGCAATGCACGCCCAGCCCGTTATAGCATGCAGT
It includes:
- the TEN1 gene encoding CST complex subunit TEN1, which translates into the protein MLPSAGVYYFPWEINSSMPEGEALRTFGRLSCYDLARSEAILSTQHGSAQHHVHIDTTLVEPFEAQLGSLYVVLGEAEHREGESPVIKARILTCVEGMNVPLLERAIQEQRKYFQERQQQMESGTS